In Cycloclasticus sp., a single genomic region encodes these proteins:
- a CDS encoding Sua5/YciO/YrdC/YwlC family protein: MPSAWQKRCFAEHLHAGGVVAYPTEAVFGLGCDPLNSEAVSQLLRLKRRARNKGLILIASDFSQIEPYLKPLSESVISMIYDQVQQPTTWLLPAKESVPKWLTGGHKTIAVRLVQHGLAKELCELVGMAIVSTSANISGCVSIRTAHQTRLKFSGKGVYTINGQVGKAKKPSRIIDPLLNKQIR, encoded by the coding sequence ATGCCATCAGCGTGGCAGAAAAGGTGTTTTGCTGAACACCTGCATGCGGGAGGGGTTGTAGCGTACCCAACAGAAGCGGTGTTCGGTTTGGGCTGTGACCCACTCAACTCAGAGGCGGTTTCACAGTTACTTCGGTTAAAAAGAAGAGCGCGAAATAAAGGACTTATCCTCATTGCGTCGGACTTTTCTCAAATAGAACCTTATCTAAAGCCGCTATCTGAATCGGTTATTTCTATGATATATGATCAGGTTCAGCAGCCAACGACGTGGTTGTTACCCGCAAAAGAGTCGGTGCCAAAATGGCTAACAGGGGGGCATAAAACGATTGCAGTCCGGTTGGTACAGCATGGCTTGGCTAAAGAGCTGTGCGAATTGGTGGGGATGGCGATCGTTTCGACAAGTGCCAATATATCTGGTTGTGTATCAATAAGAACGGCACACCAAACTCGCTTGAAATTCTCTGGTAAGGGCGTTTACACCATCAATGGACAAGTCGGAAAAGCTAAAAAACCTAGTCGGATAATCGATCCTCTGTTAAACAAACAAATACGTTAA
- the hemF gene encoding oxygen-dependent coproporphyrinogen oxidase: protein MSAPDIQRVKEYLLTLQDSICSSIAGLEEEGAFKEDLWDRGGDTGGGRTRVLESGAVFEQAGVNFSHVRGGSLPASATQHRPELAGRSFEALGVSLVIHPRNPYVPTSHANVRFFIAEKEGEEPIWWFGGGFDLTPYYGFEKDVIHWHQQAKKACEPFGDMVYSNYKKWCDEYFYLKHRNEPRGVGGLFFDDLNEGGFEHCFALMQSVADHYIPAYAPIVERRKGLAYTDKEKDFQLYRRGRYVEFNLVYDRGTLFGLQTGGRTESILMSLPPQVKWRYNWSPEPGSAESKLYTVFLQPKDWLG from the coding sequence ATGTCAGCACCGGATATACAACGCGTTAAAGAGTATTTATTAACGCTACAAGATAGCATCTGTTCTTCTATCGCGGGATTAGAAGAAGAGGGGGCTTTTAAAGAAGACCTGTGGGATCGAGGTGGTGATACCGGTGGCGGCCGCACAAGAGTGCTAGAAAGTGGAGCCGTATTTGAACAAGCCGGGGTTAATTTTTCACACGTACGTGGAGGCTCTTTACCGGCGTCAGCGACTCAACATCGGCCTGAATTGGCGGGACGCAGCTTTGAAGCCTTGGGTGTTTCATTAGTCATTCACCCGCGCAATCCATATGTGCCGACTTCACACGCAAATGTACGTTTTTTTATTGCAGAAAAAGAAGGCGAAGAGCCGATATGGTGGTTTGGTGGTGGCTTCGATTTAACGCCGTATTATGGTTTTGAAAAGGATGTGATCCATTGGCACCAGCAGGCGAAGAAAGCATGTGAGCCGTTTGGTGATATGGTTTATTCAAATTATAAGAAATGGTGTGATGAATACTTTTATTTAAAGCACCGTAACGAACCTCGCGGTGTAGGCGGCCTTTTTTTTGATGATTTAAACGAAGGTGGTTTCGAACACTGTTTTGCGTTAATGCAAAGTGTGGCTGATCACTATATACCAGCGTACGCACCGATTGTTGAACGCCGGAAAGGCTTGGCATATACAGATAAAGAAAAAGATTTTCAGCTTTATCGACGTGGTCGTTATGTCGAGTTCAACCTGGTTTACGATAGAGGAACTCTATTTGGTTTGCAAACAGGCGGCCGCACGGAATCTATTCTAATGTCCTTACCGCCACAGGTAAAATGGCGTTACAACTGGAGCCCAGAACCGGGCTCAGCTGAAAGT